A stretch of DNA from Oncorhynchus nerka isolate Pitt River linkage group LG22, Oner_Uvic_2.0, whole genome shotgun sequence:
GAGGGCCCAGGTGCATGTCTCTCTGCTGGCCAgcacagagagggggaagggagtaGTCCCATATAAGAGATGCATCCTGTTTGGCCCAAGATTTCCCATCGCAACAAGGAGAGAGATTGTTTCTCTCAGATCCCTACGTTGTCTCTGTTGCATCCACTGCCAAGAGGTGGCACAGAGGCAATCCCTAAGGCTCTCGCTCCCTTCACTCAAGCCTCTGTCCCtgggttttttttatttttaggagGATTCAATGAAGTGCTGAATGTCTGATTCAATACCTTCTGAATCTAGAATGAATGGCATCTATCAAAAGGAAAGCCAAGTTCGATGTCACATTCATGACTTTGTTTAGCGCCTTACTGAAATCATGTTCTCTTCAACACTGGTAAAATGAAATTCCCAAGTGAATCAGGTGGGCACATGGTTTGGATACAGATTATTGCTCTGATTTAGCAGCATGCATAAGGAACACCCAAGCCACACACTGCTGTAATATtaataatgaacaaaaatataaatgcaacattaacattttactgagttatagttcatatgaggaaattaggccctaatctatggatttcacatgactgaaaatacagatatgcatcctTTGATCACATACCTTTAAAAACAAAAGGGCCTCGATCTCACCatggtatttttgtgcattcaaattgccatcaataaaatgcaattgtgttcgttttctgtagcttatgcctgcccataccataaccccgccGCCATCATGGGGTACTCTGTTCAcgacgttgacatcagcaaaccgctcgcccacacaacgtcatacacgtggtctgcggttgaggctatttggacatactgccaaattctctaaaacaacgtttgaggcggcttatggttgataaaattaacattcaatgctctggtggacattcctgcagtcagcatgtctaTTATACActtctcaaaacttgagacatctgtgtcattgtgttgagtgacagaactgcacattttaaagtagcCTTTTACTGTGCCAAGAACAAGTTCCAcctgtaattatcatgctgtttagtcagcttcttgatatgccacacctgtcaggtggatggattatcttggcaaaggagaaatgctcactaacagcaaTGTAAACATTTGAAAGGAAaggtttttgtgcatatggaacatttctgggatcttgtaTTTCAGCTCAAACATGGGACCACCACTTTACATGTTTcttttatagttttgttcagtgtagctacGAGCTCTAGCTTGTGCTGTCGCTCAGCTGAGGCTGACCTATATATCTATTGACAGATGACGATGGAGGCTGCCAGTACAGCTTTATCTTTCTACTGAACTTTGGCAACTAAGAAAAACAAAAATGGGTTAGACCATGTTTTTGCTTTCTATTCGACCTGAGCCACCGTCAAATGGAAGAACTATCGGCCAAAGCAAGGTGAATGTCACTTAGAGACAACTGCTGTTAACAGAGCTTATTCTCTTGGTCGAGGGAAGCTGAGTTGAATAGTGTTATAAGATACCTCTTAATGTCGGCACAGATGGAGGAAAGGTGAGTCGAGGAAACCACATTTGATTATTGAGATATGCCCATAGACGTATAGAGATTCAGTTCTACTTCAACGCTAACGGATGTGTTGAATCCGAGAATAGCCTGAGATGGGTCTTACCTGCAGGTAGGTCTGGCTGCCGTACAGAAGCACACTGAGGTCCTGAAGGGGGTCCTCTGTTGGCCTGTAGGCTGCCTCACTGCAGCTGCCACTTGTTTCATCCCTCTCCAACTCTTTGGCCTGCTTTTGAGCCCGCCATGCTTCTGTTGCTGGGTGGAGGGGAGGTACGGGGCTGCTGCTTACCCCGTCTGGTGGGAATCATGAAAACCATTAGAAATTGGGAGGGAGGGGTTAAAATGACTACAGTGATTTACTGAAAGATAAAAGCCTGTACAGTATCCAGTATGGAGGAAATgtggatagggttaggggtgaAAAGAATTAGCTCAGTAAATGAAAATGCCACATTCCAATAGAGGAACATGCTGGTAGCCATTGTTTAAGTTTTTATCTTGAGTTGAGCTGAGGACATGCCGTCTTAGACGGAAATGAGTGTTAACATGTTGCCGAATAGTCTTGGGGAGGGAGCTGTGACTCAGTGGCTTCCTGTGCCCCGGCGGGCCTCCCATTAGAGTTAGACGATACTGATCACAGCACCCTTCTCAGTGGTACACTGGTGCCCACTTAGTGGAAGATTGGTTAGTAAAACAATCAAAGGAAAGTCGTTGTCGCCGAATTTTTTTATTGTAGATCAAAATGATCAGGTATGTCTATTTCTACTTGCTTCCCATTTCATGTGAAATtttatttctctttttttttctgcATTGTTGCGTCGgtcccataagtaagcatttcagttagtctacacttgttgcttacaaagcatgtgacaaattaatTATTTTGTCAGACAATTGTGATAATTGACATTTGTAAGTGGCAATAACAGATTAAGAAACGTGAGTATTTCAGAAAGGCTAACATATTTAGATTTGTGATATATGCTTGTCAATACAGTCTAAGGCAGCAACTGTTGCACAAACTCCAAAAGTGACAAGGAATCACTACTCTGTCCCTCTTGTGGTCTTCCCTGCTTCTAGTCAAGGAGCTGCACTACTGGCAACACTGGACAAATGTCTTCACTTGTCAGCAAAAACAAAAAGCAAAAAGTTTCAATTTGAAAGACATCCTAGACCTAGGATCTACACTGCAGGACCGAGAACTATCTCTGCAGTGCCATCCCAGCTTTGGTTCGCCTGCTAAACACTTGAAGATAGCTGTGTTTGTATATTATGGTGTTTTGTTCATTTGTATTTAAGTTGTACTTTCAATTCAGCTTGTTGCTGACATTTGTACAAGGatgtcaaataaaaaatacaattgatCATCATAACCTGATGGTTGGCCACAGTCCATGAAGTGCTTCgcaaggctggtcatggctcacatcaacaccattatcccagaaaccctagacccattccaacagatccacagatgatgcaatctctattgcactccacactgccctttcccacctgaacaaaaggaacacctatgtgagaatgctattcattgactacagctcagcattcaacaccatagtgccctcaaagctaatCAATACgctaaggaccttgggactaaatgcctccctctgcaactggatcctggacttcctgacaggccgcccccaggtggcaaGGGTAGGTAACAGCACATCttccatgctgatcctcaacacggcccctcagggttgtgtgctcagtccactcctgtactccctgttcactcatgactgcacggccaggcacgactccaacgccatcattaagtttgccgacgacagaACAGTGGTTTGCCTGATcaacgatgagacaacctataaggaggtcagagacctggccgtgtagtGCCAGGACAACCTCCCCCTCCacgtcatcaagacaaaggggatgattgtggactacagaagaggacagagcacgcccccattctcatcgacggggttgcagtggagcaggttgagagcttcaagttccttggtgtccacatcaccaacaaactaacatggtccaagcacaccatgacagtcgtgaagagggcacgacaaaacctattccccctcaggagactgaaaagatttggcatgggtcctcagatcctcaaaaggttctacagctgcaccatcgagagcatcctgaagggttgcatcactgcctggtatggcaactgctcggccccgACTGCaagtcactacagagggtagtgtgaacggccctgaacatcactggggccaagcttcctgccatccaggacctctataccaggaagtgtcagaggaaggccctaaaaattgtcagactccagccaccttagtcaGACTGTTcgctctgctactgcacggcaagcagtaccggagtgccaagtctagggccaagaggcttctaaacagcttctacccccaagccataagactcctgaacaactaatcaaatggctacccagacaatttgcatccccccccccccttttacaccgctgctactctctgttgttatcatctgtgcatagtcactttaataactccacttacatgtacatattacctcaactaaccggtgccccccgcacattgactctgtaccagtacccccgctgtatatagtcttgctattgttattttactgcagctctttaattacttgttacttttatttgttattcttatctgtatttttttaaactgcattgttggttaagggctcgtaaataagcatttccctgtaaggtctacaccggttgtattcagcacatgtgacaaaaaaaataatatttgatttgtgTTACTCTTCATAATGGTCTCCTGTACTGTGGAGTCAGAGGGTCCCAGGCCTGCCGCCTGAGTCAGGAAGACATTTCTGtggacaggagagcagagagatgagTGAAACCACAGATGGAAAGCAAGGAGAGTGCCATTTTACCACAGGTGAGTGGATTAATAGAATAGCATTGCATATAATTGATGccgggtcccagatctgtttgggcTGTCTTGCCTAAAAATGGCATGACAaagaccataggagttggctatGCAACACaaactgatctaggaccaggctgtCCAGCTTCATTCAGTAACATATGACATGGCATGTCATACAATGTGACAGTGAAATCAGGGCAAATGGCCATCTACAGTATATGAATGTGGGTGAAGAGTTATGTTGAGGTGAGGGACCTAGAGATTTGCAGGTCCTCCAGGCGACGCTCAAACAGTTGACCCATGTGCTCAAGATTCTCCTCCTCCAGTTGTTGGACGGCCAATGCTGTAATGGATACCTCTCTTGTGTAAATAGCAAGCTGTGGGGTATTCCAGAAAGCAGGATAATTAAATTAGCCAACTAAATTTGATAAACAGCCACACAAACTTGATTTTCTGGTTGATTAAGAAAAATTGTATATTGGTTGTTGCTGTTCAGTCAATTATACCTTGTCAATTTTAAATCTATATTTCTCAAAAATATGAAATTATTTTTGACAGCTGGATAATTTATACTCATGAATCCATCTTTCTGGTACAGACCCCTTGGAGCAAGGGGATGTGCTTTCTGATCACGTCTGGTAATACTTTACTCAACaaccaaagaacatccagccgacttgacaactgtggaaagcattggagtcgacatgggccagcatctctgtggaacgctttcgacaccttgtacagTGGGGTGGGGGGACTAAATTGTAAGTGttgggtgttcttaatgtttggtacactcagtgtatactgtgTAACAATAGGGTCACACAAACTAAAAATGATGGGTCTTACTGTGCTTTCTTTTAGAACAAATCATGACTATCAGATTATGAACTGTAAAATAAAGCAAACCTAATGTGCTGTTTATATTTTCAACCATACATATGCCATACCTCTCTCTTCAGCCACTCATTCTCTTTGATCTCCTGTCGGCTGTGCTTGTCAAGGTGTTTGATGGCCCTCTGAGGAAAAAGTGTGTTATCATCGAAAATAAATCAATCTGTTCTGCTGATGTGCCTTATGTCTTACCTCTGTAGCCAGTTGTTTTTTGTCATCTATGAGATGCACTGTCTTCTTGTCAATTTCATTGAAAGTTACATCAAGAGAGCGCTGAATGTTGTCTGTAGAAGTAAGAGACACGGTCAAGTGAAAAGCTGCGAGGacatctgtctctctcggtcttgtAAATGAATTGACTTTTGTTTTTGTAAATATTATCTCTTTGAGAAGAGTTGATTCCTAAAACCAGTTACTGGTTTGTATAGGGTTACAGGGGTCCGAATAAGAGTTGACTTCCCAGAAAAAATGGCCTTAGTTATCCATCTCTTAGAGGAGCCATGCCTGTGAGTGCATGTACCTGCCATCTCCTGAAACCCCTTCTGCATCTGAGCCAGCTCAGCCTCCAGGTGCTGGATCTGCTGCTGGTGCTCTTGGCTTCCGGCCATCTTATACTCCTGCCTGATGTGCCTCTCAGCCTGCAAGACGAGCACTTCCTCCTCCAGGCGGATGACTTCAGCGCGCAGCTCTCTCACGCACAGGGACAAACTATTTGTATTCATGTTACATTAATATTGCACATTCATAATATTCCAGGTGGGGAGTACCGGTGGATGGTAAAAACAGTTATTGACAGGTAGCTTTATGATTATGGTATATCGTATTGGAGAGCCGAGAGACTACCTGCCAGTTCTTTCTCCTGGCTGCGGACTAGCTCCAAGTTCTGCTGCAGAGCTTGCTCCACCTGCTCTTTGTTGAccacctctctctgctccagcTTACTCTCCTGTTCTTTAGCCTGCTTCCGCAAGACCTTGATGTGCCCCAACTGCTCCTCTTTCAACTGCTCCCTCTGTGTGAGCACAAAACACATTCATTTTATAGTGCAGATTCTCTCACTCAATGAGTCAGTGGGTAGGCTATTCAATGACCTTGATGGCACATTTGGGTTTTTGTCCTAGCACTACAccgctgattcaaataaccaacacATCAATTTTCGATTATTTGAATCTACTATGTAGTGCTGGGGGGGGACCATAGTTGGGGAAACTTTGTCCTAAACTAATAAAGTTGTTCAAAATAAAACTACTGATGTTTTGGGGAATGGAAAATTAATACAGACCTTGTGAATTGACAATTGCTTAATGTTCTCACCAATTCGATGTATCTTTGCTTCTTTGTCTCGAGTTGACTGACCTCCTCCTGGCACTCATGTATTTCCTTTCGCTTAACTTGGAGCCTAAATACAACACACAAGTAAGTCATAGTCTGGGAATGTGTGGTTTGAGTCAATGTCAAAAAAATGGCACGTTCAATTTCTGTTGCTCAAAACGTTAAGGTCTATCAAGCTAGAGGCTTAATGTCTCTGTCTATTTCAAAGGTTATGTAATCTAGCTATGAAAAgttaaaggagagccgcacactcggGGCTCAGATGCAATAACCTAataaccaacgtttcgacagacacGCTGTCTACATCGGGGTGTAACGAAACGTTGGTTATTACGTTATTGCGTCTGAGCTTCTAGAGTGTACggcactccgctagccagcacctcgccaaAATGGGTGTGCGTTTCTTTTGCCTCTAGATTATTATGTATCGAGCTATAACATACGTCGTGACTTTCTGCATCATTCtatatagctagctagttgaACGAATGGATCATAAAAAAGTAGGCTTTACATATACGGCTTTTCAATTCAGATCGCAGCTAGCTTAGTAAACTGACAAGcaaatctagctagctagccaaactGTCTCGcttactagctagctaacgttagttcacTGACTTTAGAGAGTGATATTTGCAATAAACTAGCGTTGCAACATTGGATTGGTTTATTAGCTAAGAAGGTTAATAAAACAGTGCTTACTGAAAATTGATAAAGGCCTCCGCCAACGTAGTTTTGTCTTCATCTGATGACTTCTTCTTACCCATGTTGGCTAGCTAAAACTTCACAAAACAGCTGATGATTGTTTGTTTGACACCTTACTGTCTGCTGAGCGAGAAGTCAGCGTTCCCCTATTTCCATGGAAACCCCATATTCTATATCGACTCAACATTGCCCCCCAGCTTCAAGAAAGTGAACTGTGGGCCTATTCTGGCCGTTCCTGCATGTTGGTCGTCACTAGGTACCACAGCTACAAAGTCACAAACTCAttatatttctacaatttatcttcttaaaatttGATTTTAAACTCTAACcgtaatcacactgctaaccctaaccttgaatTATGACCAAAAAGCAAATGTTTGTTTTCATGACTTGTTACGATATGCCAATTTGACTTTGTGAAAGCCCCAGGGGTTTACTGCATGCCATCCAAACTTCTTTGGCCCATGACACCATTTTGATATCTGAAAATTCTGGCACCCCAACCATGTGAAAAAAATTATGTAATTAATAGCCCAcgtttacttttttatttatgtcagaagtttacacacactcaattactatttggtagcattacctttaaattgtttaacttgggtcaaacgtttcaggtagccttccacaagcttcccacaataagttgggtgaattttggcccattcctcctgacagaagtggtgtaactgagtaaggttcgtaggcctccttgcttgcacaagctttttcagttctgcctacaaattttctataggattaaggtcagggggtttctataggattgaggtcagggctccaataccttgactttattgtccttaagccattttgccacaactttggaagtatgcttggggtcattgttcatttggaagacctatttgcgacaaagctttaacttcctgacagatgtcttgagatgttgcttcaatatatccacgtaattttcctgcctcatgatgtcaTTTATtttaagtgcaccagtccctcctgcagcaaagcacccccacaacatgatgctgccacccccgtgcttcacgttgggatggtgttcttcggcttgcaagcctccccctttttcctccaaacataaggatggtcattatggccaacgggttctatttttgtttcatcagaccagaggacatttctccaaaaagtatgatctagGGGCCtctcgggtggcgcagtggtctaaggcagtgccaccaaagactctgggttcgagtccaggctctgtcacagccggccgcgaccgggaggtccatggggcgacgcacaattggcctagcgtcatccaaGTTAGGGAGGGTTTcgcctctccttcctgagcggtatgatggctgcgtggtcccatagtgtttatactttaTACTGAGGTCTTTGTTGAGTTCaattgatttttccatgatgtcaaacaaagaggcactgcgttcgaaggtaggccttgaaatacatccacaggtacacctccaattgactcaaatgatgtcaatcagaagcttctaaagccatgacattttctggaatttcccaagctgaaTATTCCAAGGCACAGtcaagttagtgtatgtaaacttctgacccactggaattgtgatacagtgaattataagtgaaataatctgtaaacaattgttggaaaaatgacttctgTCACGCACAAAGGAGattgccaaaactagtttgttaacaagatatttgtggagtggttaaaaaacaagttttaatgactccaacctaagtgtatgtaaacttcaactgtatgtgagaatgctattaattgactacagctcagcattcaacatcatagtgccctcaaagctcatcactaagctaaggaccctgggactaaatatcgccctctgcaactggatcctggccttcctgacgggccgcccccagttggtaagggtaggcaacaacacatctgccacgctgatcctcaacactgggtggctcaggggtgcgtgcttagtcccctcctgtactccctgttcacccacgactgagttgccaagcac
This window harbors:
- the ccdc83 gene encoding coiled-coil domain-containing protein 83 isoform X1, which gives rise to MGKKKSSDEDKTTLAEAFINFQLQVKRKEIHECQEEVSQLETKKQRYIELREQLKEEQLGHIKVLRKQAKEQESKLEQREVVNKEQVEQALQQNLELVRSQEKELAELRAEVIRLEEEVLVLQAERHIRQEYKMAGSQEHQQQIQHLEAELAQMQKGFQEMADNIQRSLDVTFNEIDKKTVHLIDDKKQLATERAIKHLDKHSRQEIKENEWLKRELAIYTREVSITALAVQQLEEENLEHMGQLFERRLEDLQISRNVFLTQAAGLGPSDSTVQETIMKNGVSSSPVPPLHPATEAWRAQKQAKELERDETSGSCSEAAYRPTEDPLQDLSVLLYGSQTYLQQRDMHLGPLEIKLLTVVGQALPLHPVPSETPGSKGSSAPEMLQAPEDWPLTARIIHKRFK
- the ccdc83 gene encoding coiled-coil domain-containing protein 83 isoform X2, giving the protein MGKKKSSDEDKTTLAEAFINFQLQVKRKEIHECQEEVSQLETKKQRYIELREQLKEEQLGHIKVLRKQAKEQESKLEQREVVNKEQVEQALQQNLELVRSQEKELAELRAEVIRLEEEVLVLQAERHIRQEYKMAGSQEHQQQIQHLEAELAQMQKGFQEMADNIQRSLDVTFNEIDKKTVHLIDDKKQLATERAIKHLDKHSRQEIKENEWLKRELAIYTREVSITALAVQQLEEENLEHMGQLFERRLEDLQISRNVFLTQAAGLGPSDSTVQETIMKNGVSSSPVPPLHPATEAWRAQKQAKELERDETSGSCSEAAYRPTEDPLQDLSVLLYGSQTYLQRDMHLGPLEIKLLTVVGQALPLHPVPSETPGSKGSSAPEMLQAPEDWPLTARIIHKRFK